One Natator depressus isolate rNatDep1 chromosome 6, rNatDep2.hap1, whole genome shotgun sequence DNA window includes the following coding sequences:
- the PTGER2 gene encoding prostaglandin E2 receptor EP2 subtype, which translates to MSGAGATLSGAGSSLHCRSQQPLEAEESPAISAVMFSAGLLGNLTALALLARRRLGRRGRPLSLFHVLVTVLVLTDLLGTCLVSPVVLASYGRNRTLKALAEGGQLCLYFAFAMSFFGLATMLVLFAMALERCLALGQPYLYERFVRRRSALLLAPPALCAFAAAFCALPLLGFGRYVQYCPGTWCFIHMSLEPAEAGASPWDAAYSLLYASLLLLLILAVLLCNLSVIRNLVGMHRRGQTSRRLASLEHPAGRRRLSMSEEVDHLILLAIMTITFIVCSLPFTIRAYMNMFMQNEDYKKDLLALRFLAINPIIDPWVFVILRPSVLRVIRSVLCCQMSLKTQDNMQTTPAAESKSNKQIDLCGQ; encoded by the exons ATGAGCGGGGCGGGTGCCACCCTGAGCGGGGCCGGCTCCAGCCTGCACTGCCGGAGCCAGCAGCCGCTGGAGGCCGAGGAGAGCCCGGCCATCAGCGCCGTCATGTTCTCGGCCGGGCTGCTGGGCAACCTGACCGCGCTGGCGCTGCTGGCCCGGCGCCGGCTGGGGCGGCGCGGCCGGCCGCTCTCCCTCTTCCACGTGCTGGTGACCGTCCTGGTGCTCACCGACCTGCTGGGCACCTGCCTGGTCAGCCCCGTGGTGCTGGCCTCCTACGGCCGCAACCGCACGCTGAAGGCGCTGGCCGAGGGCGGGCAGCTCTGCCTCTACTTCGCCTTCGCCATGAGCTTCTTCGGCCTGGCCACCATGCTGGTGCTCTTCGCCATGGCGCTGGAGcgctgcctggccctgggccAGCCCTACCTCTACGAGCGCTTCGTCCGCCGCCGCTCggcgctgctgctggccccgcCGGCCCTCTGCGCCTTCGCCGCCGCCTTCTGCGCCCTGCCGCTGCTGGGCTTCGGCCGCTACGTGCAGTACTGCCCGGGCACCTGGTGCTTCATCCACATGAGCCTAGAGCCCGCCGAGGCTGGCGCCAGCCCCTGGGACGCCGCCTACTCGCTGCTCTACgcctcgctgctgctgctgctcatccTGGCCGTGCTGCTCTGCAACCTGAGCGTCATCCGCAACCTGGTGGGCATGCACCGCCGCGGGCAGACCTCCCGCCGCCTGGCCTCGCTGGAGCACCCCGCCGGCCGCCGGAGGCTCTCCATGTCCGAGGAGGTGGATCACCTCATCCTCCTGGCCATCATGACCATCACCTTCATCGTCTGCTCCCTGCCTTTCACG ATTCGGGCCTATATGAACATGTTTATGCAAAACGAAGACTATAAGAAGGACCTTCTAGCGCTGAGGTTCTTAGCAATTAATCCAATTATTGACCCTTGGGTCTTTGTCATCCTTAGACCTTCAGTTCTGAGGGTAATCCGTTCTGTACTGTGCTGTCAGATGTCCCTAAAGACCCAAGACAACATGCAGACGACTCCTGCTGCAGAGTCAAAATCCAATAAGCAGATTGACCTTTGCGGGCAGTAG